Proteins encoded by one window of Melospiza georgiana isolate bMelGeo1 chromosome 18, bMelGeo1.pri, whole genome shotgun sequence:
- the ASCC2 gene encoding activating signal cointegrator 1 complex subunit 2 — protein sequence MPALPLDELQLTERDPQTGKLRTLPALHPEIKADRSFVLYKPPPAIRDPALVEEFLERAKFIADDLNWLLALPHDKFWCQVIFDESLQKCLDSYLRSAPRKFDVLWDCHPEVQELQKCLHRSVFLTFLRMSTHKESKDHFITPSVFGKIIYNNFLFDIPKILDLCVLFGKGNGLLLQKMIGNIFTQQPSYFSDLDETLPTILQVFNNILHKCGLQCEGASAEPQKLEEKVSVTAGNMPLQELKDIVLYLCDTCTTLWAFLDVFPLACQTFQKHEFCYRLASFYELAIPELESAIKKRHYEDNSVFADLWRRISHSRKKMIEVFHILVNQVCLQPILESSCENIQPFIEEFLQIFTSVLQERRFLRDYDELFPVEDDVSLLQQASSALDETRTAYILQAVESAWEGVDRRKGLSEKAVKAPAASNGASAVVESSPEDREDLGAACALEDECASAAAAPVAAVSGVELDSLISQVKDLLPDLGEGFILACLEEYGYDTEQVINNILEEKLVPYLDKLDRRMQRQLKPDPTPLVSSRCNIFQNDEFDVFSRDAVDVSRIQKGKRREKDTTRSLVNDKRLVAEQRQRYSQYSVVLDELPLPAAAPGYGDYEDEYDDTYDGNQVGANDADSDDELIARRPFTIPQVLRPKGHEEGQETEEEDEEEEEEAEKERTKDHFVQDPAVLRERAEARRQAFLARKGHKHDGSAVVGTAKGHGQSRETLQERRKKEANKSTRANHNRRAMADRKRSKGMIPS from the exons ATGCCAGCACTGCCTCTGGACGAGCTCCAGCTGACAGAAAGGGATCCCCAGACAGGGAAGCTGAGAACTCTGCCAGCTCTG CACCCAGAAATTAAAGCAGATCGGTCGTTCGTGCTGTACAAGCCCCCTCCTGCCATCAGAGACCCTGCTCTGGTGGAGGAATTCCTGGAACGAGCAAAATTCATTGCAGATGACCTGAACTGGCTTCTGGCTCTGCCTCATGACAAATTCTGGTGCCAG GTGATATTTGATGAGAGCCTGCAGAAGTGTTTGGATTCCTACCTGCGCTCTGCCCCTCGCAAGTTCGACGTGCTGTGGGATTGCCACCCCgaggtgcaggagctgcagaaatgcCTCCATCGCAGTGtcttcctcaccttcctcagGATGTCCACCCACAAGGAGTCCAAG GATCATTTTATCACTCCTTCTGTCTttggaaaaattatttacaataacttcctGTTTGATATCCCCAAGATTCTGGATCTCTGTGTCCTTTTTGGGAAAGGAAATGGGCTCCTGCTCCAGAAGATGATTG GAAACATCTTCACTCAGCAGCCCAGTTACTTCAGTGACCTCGATGAAACTCTGCCCACTATCCTCCAG GTGTTCAACAATATTTTGCACAAGTGTGGTTTGCAGTGTGAAGGGgcctctgctgagccccagAAACTGGAAGAGAAAGTCAGTGTGACTGCAGGGAACATGCCCCTCCAG GAGCTGAAGGACATTGTGCTGTATTTATGTGACACCTGCACAACTCTCTGGGCCTTTCTTGATGTCTTTCCCTTGGCTTGCCAGACCTTCCAAAAACATGAATTTTGTTACAG ATTGGCTTCGTTTTATGAGCTGGCAATTCCTGAGCTGGAATCTGCAATCAAGAAGAGGCATTATGAAGATAACAG TGTTTTTGCTGATTTGTGGAGGAGGATTTCACACTCCAGAAAGAAGATGATAGAGGTTTTTCACATCCTAGTAAACCAAGTCTGTCTGCAGCCCATCCTAGAGAGCAG ctgtgagAATATTCAGCCATTTATTGAGGAATTTCTGCAGATCTTCACCTCAGTGCTTCAGGAGAGGAG ATTTCTCCGTGACTACGATGAGCTGTTCCCTGTTGAGGATGATGTGAGTCTGCTCCAGCAGGCATCCTCTGCACT AGATGAGACCAGGACAGCCTACATCCTCCAAGCAGTGGAAAGTGCCTGGGAAGGAGTAGACAGGAGAAAAGGACTCTCAGAAAAGGCTGTTAAAGCTCCAGCAGCATCCAATGGAGCTTCAGCCGTagtggagagcagccctgaggacagggaggatCTGGGGGCTGCGTGTGCCCTGGAGGATGAG tgtgccaGCGCTGCGGCCGCGCCCGTCGCCGCCGTGTCCGGCGTGGAGCTGGACTCCCTGATCTCCCAAGTGAAGGATCTGCTGCCAGATCTTGGAGAGGGATTCATCCTGGCCTGCCTGGAGGAGTATGGATACGACACAGAGCAGGTGATCAACAACATCCTGGAGGAGAAGTTGGTGCCGTACCTGGATAAGCTGGACCGAAGGATGCAAAG gCAGCTGAAGCCAGACCCTACCCCTCTGGTCAGCTCTCGCTGTAACATTTTCCAGAATGATGAGTTTGATGTTTTCAGCAGGGATGCAGTGGATGTGTCTCGGATCCAGAAAGGCAAGAG gagggagaaggaCACGACGCGGAGCCTGGTGAATGACAAGCGGCTGGTGGCGGAGCAGAGGCAGCGCTACAGCCAGTACAGCGTGGTGCTGGacgagctgcccctgcccgcaGCCGCCCCGGGCTACGGGGACTACGAGGACGAGTACGACGACACCTACGACGGGAACCAAGTGGGCGCCAACGACGCCGACTCGGATGACGAGCTCATCGCCAGGAG GCCATTCACAATTCCTCAGGTCTTGAGACCTAAAGGACATGAAGAAGGACAGGAGACagaggaagaagatgaagaggaggaggaggaagctgaaaaggaaagaacaaaG GACCACTTTGTGCAGGACCCCGCAGTCCTGCGGGAGAGGGCCGAGGCCAGGCGCCAGGCGTTCCTCGCCAGGAAGGG